The following coding sequences are from one Arthrobacter sp. PvP023 window:
- a CDS encoding 4-hydroxybenzoate 3-monooxygenase, whose product MAARTVITTQVAILGAGPAGLMLSHLLAKSGIESTVIEIRSRQEIQETVRAGILEHGTVKMLVDSGVSDRVLRDGDRHDGIELRFNGESHRIDFQDLVGESVWLYPQTDVFMDLAARREADGGDVRYSVTDTTIHDIEGSPKIWFTDADGVEYELRADFITGADGSRSHCRFQIPEADRKWYFHEYPFAWFGILAEAPRSSDELIYANSDNGFALISQRTETVQRMYFQCDPNEDVNNWSEDRIWDAFRSRVNGNGFELKEGPVIDKMVLKFRSFVHAPMRHGKLFLAGDAAHTVPPTGAKGLNLAIHDVKVLFEGLESYYKDGSTVLLDAYSDRALERVWKAQQFSYWMTSMLHTPADADDFSRARQLGELNSVVSSRHGRAYLAEAYTGWPGAR is encoded by the coding sequence ATGGCAGCCCGCACAGTCATCACCACCCAGGTAGCCATCCTGGGTGCAGGCCCGGCAGGCCTGATGCTCTCGCATCTGCTCGCCAAGTCCGGCATAGAATCCACCGTCATCGAAATCCGGAGCCGCCAGGAAATCCAGGAGACAGTCCGCGCCGGCATCCTGGAGCACGGCACCGTGAAGATGCTGGTGGACAGCGGCGTCTCGGACCGCGTGCTGCGGGACGGCGACCGGCACGACGGCATCGAGCTGCGCTTCAACGGCGAGAGCCACCGGATCGACTTCCAGGACCTGGTGGGGGAGTCGGTGTGGCTCTACCCGCAGACTGACGTGTTCATGGACCTTGCCGCTCGCCGCGAGGCCGACGGCGGAGACGTCCGCTACAGCGTTACGGACACCACCATCCACGACATCGAAGGATCCCCAAAGATCTGGTTCACGGACGCCGACGGTGTGGAGTATGAGCTGCGGGCCGATTTCATCACCGGCGCGGACGGCTCCCGCAGCCACTGCCGCTTCCAGATCCCGGAGGCCGACCGCAAGTGGTACTTCCACGAGTACCCCTTCGCCTGGTTCGGGATCCTGGCCGAGGCGCCCCGCAGCTCCGATGAACTGATCTACGCCAACTCGGACAACGGCTTCGCCCTGATCAGCCAGCGGACCGAAACCGTTCAGCGCATGTATTTCCAGTGCGATCCCAACGAGGACGTGAACAACTGGAGTGAGGACCGCATCTGGGACGCCTTCCGCAGCCGGGTCAACGGCAACGGCTTCGAGCTCAAGGAAGGGCCGGTCATCGACAAGATGGTGCTGAAGTTCCGCAGCTTCGTCCACGCCCCCATGCGCCACGGCAAGCTCTTCCTGGCCGGCGACGCCGCCCACACCGTCCCGCCCACCGGCGCCAAGGGCCTGAACCTGGCCATCCACGACGTCAAGGTCCTCTTCGAAGGCCTGGAAAGCTACTACAAGGACGGTTCCACGGTGTTGTTGGACGCTTATAGCGACCGCGCCCTAGAACGCGTCTGGAAGGCACAGCAGTTCTCCTACTGGATGACCTCGATGCTGCACACGCCGGCGGATGCGGACGATTTCTCCCGGGCCCGGCAGCTGGGTGAGCTCAACTCAGTGGTCTCCTCCCGCCACGGCAGGGCCTATCTGGCGGAGGCCTACACCGGCTGGCCCGGGGCCCGCTAA
- a CDS encoding MarR family winged helix-turn-helix transcriptional regulator → MALNSSAGSGYWYGADGQFDHGAAVLQSLRDYRNAEVATRRATRDSMGMGETDILALRYLLRARASNRAVVPKDLSTFLGITSASTTSLIDRLVGSGHVRREPHPTDRRSLIVVPTVESDTEVRATLGAMHRRMMAVAEELTAEEAGVVIAFLQRMREAIEPEDGSNP, encoded by the coding sequence ATGGCTTTGAACAGCAGTGCCGGATCCGGCTATTGGTACGGCGCCGACGGGCAGTTCGACCATGGCGCGGCCGTATTGCAGTCCCTGCGTGACTATCGCAATGCCGAAGTGGCAACGCGCCGGGCGACCAGGGATTCGATGGGCATGGGGGAGACGGACATCCTCGCCCTGCGCTACCTCCTGCGGGCGCGCGCCTCGAACAGGGCCGTTGTTCCCAAGGATCTCAGTACTTTCCTTGGCATTACCAGCGCCTCCACCACTTCGCTGATAGACCGTCTGGTGGGCAGTGGGCACGTGCGACGCGAACCGCACCCCACGGACAGGCGATCGTTGATCGTAGTGCCGACTGTCGAATCCGATACGGAGGTGCGGGCCACTCTGGGAGCCATGCACCGCCGGATGATGGCGGTGGCGGAAGAGCTGACCGCGGAGGAGGCCGGCGTCGTCATCGCTTTTCTCCAGCGCATGCGCGAGGCGATTGAACCGGAAGACGGCAGCAATCCCTGA
- a CDS encoding GNAT family N-acetyltransferase encodes MQTNPRLNIRQVTWANPVGADLRAAQQAELDARFGTKDHEPGPPPSEADTAVFLVAYEKSSGQPVGCGGLRMLDSTTAEIKRLYVLPYTRGSGVASSILAALEAHAYGMGVTSITAEAGSAQPDGRNFYQSCGFDEVPNFGPYIGVEHSYCYAKKIDSHSAAHTAMA; translated from the coding sequence ATGCAGACCAACCCCCGTCTCAACATCAGGCAGGTCACTTGGGCCAACCCCGTGGGCGCCGACCTGCGTGCGGCACAGCAGGCGGAACTGGACGCCCGCTTCGGCACGAAGGACCACGAACCCGGCCCGCCGCCGTCGGAAGCGGATACCGCCGTGTTCCTGGTGGCCTATGAGAAGAGCTCCGGCCAGCCCGTAGGATGCGGCGGGCTGAGGATGCTGGACTCCACGACGGCGGAAATCAAGCGGCTGTACGTACTGCCCTACACCCGCGGTTCGGGGGTGGCGAGCTCCATCCTCGCAGCACTGGAGGCGCACGCCTACGGCATGGGCGTCACCTCCATCACCGCCGAAGCCGGCTCCGCCCAGCCGGACGGCAGGAACTTCTACCAGAGCTGTGGCTTTGACGAAGTACCGAACTTCGGCCCCTACATCGGCGTTGAGCACTCCTACTGCTACGCCAAGAAGATTGATTCCCACAGCGCCGCCCACACTGCCATGGCCTGA
- a CDS encoding serine/threonine-protein kinase yields MTGDCGCQPPEIWDAGSDTRYLLHERVGIGATAQVFRGTDHRDGRPVAIKVAALADKRNGERIAAEAVLMEGLRHPALVKFVDKGTGAADSRWAGRPFLVQELVYGSSLAETIRWGPVPGSEVAPWAVGLLSGLRHLHARGIVHRDIKPANLLLSRLRKCPVRIIDFGIAAPAGTEPEPGTSSGTVQYMSPEQANGETVRPADDIYALGLVLLECLTGVKAFPGTAVESLVARTLRSPGIPQHLGPQWASLLGSMTARHAAVRPTALEATAEAAMLLQRPHPLRRRVEARSGSYC; encoded by the coding sequence ATGACCGGCGACTGCGGCTGCCAGCCTCCCGAAATATGGGATGCCGGTTCGGACACACGCTATCTGCTGCATGAACGGGTAGGCATCGGTGCCACCGCCCAGGTGTTCCGCGGTACCGACCACCGTGACGGCCGTCCGGTCGCCATTAAAGTGGCTGCACTGGCGGACAAACGGAATGGCGAACGTATCGCCGCTGAGGCTGTCCTGATGGAGGGATTGCGCCATCCGGCGCTCGTGAAATTTGTTGACAAGGGCACCGGGGCAGCGGATTCCCGCTGGGCAGGCCGCCCCTTCCTGGTTCAGGAACTGGTGTACGGCAGCAGCCTTGCGGAAACAATCCGCTGGGGGCCAGTGCCCGGGAGCGAGGTAGCTCCTTGGGCGGTGGGCCTCCTGTCCGGACTGCGGCACCTGCATGCGCGCGGGATCGTGCACCGTGACATCAAGCCGGCGAACCTGCTGCTCAGCCGCCTGCGCAAGTGTCCTGTCCGGATCATCGACTTCGGCATCGCTGCACCTGCCGGAACCGAGCCGGAGCCCGGGACGTCTTCCGGCACCGTTCAGTACATGAGTCCGGAGCAGGCCAACGGCGAGACAGTCCGGCCGGCTGACGACATTTATGCCTTGGGGCTGGTGCTGCTTGAATGCCTGACGGGAGTCAAGGCCTTTCCCGGGACGGCCGTCGAGTCCCTGGTCGCAAGGACGCTGAGGAGCCCCGGCATACCGCAGCATCTCGGTCCACAATGGGCGTCGCTGCTGGGATCGATGACAGCCAGGCATGCGGCGGTGCGCCCCACAGCACTGGAGGCCACGGCAGAGGCCGCGATGCTCCTGCAGCGCCCGCATCCCCTGCGCCGGCGGGTGGAGGCGCGCTCGGGGAGCTACTGCTAG
- the purB gene encoding adenylosuccinate lyase, with the protein MPETAATAETRTPSGRLALAASPDKIALGPLDGRYQSAVAPLVDYLSEAALNRDRVAVEVEWLIHLTSNNVLPGAGPLTSEQQDQLRAIVTEFDSASVTELADIEAVTVHDVKAVEYYIGRRLPAIGIERLTAMVHFGCTSEDINNLSYALGVKGAVEDVWLPAAKALVAQISRMADDNRSVPMLSRTHGQPATPTTLGKELAVIAHRLTRQLDRIARTEYLGKINGATGTYAAHVASVPGADWQHVAKSFVEGLGLTWNPLTTQIESHDWQAELYADVARFNRILHNVCTDIWSYISIGYFAQIPVAGATGSSTMPHKVNPIRFENAEANLEISSGLLDVLGSTLVTSRWQRDLTDSSSQRNIGVAFGHSLLAISNVVKGLERLDVAEDVLAGDLDTNWEVLGEAIQMVMRAEAIAGVEGMENPYERLKDLTRGQRVDAARMQEFVQGLGLSADAEARLLALTPGKYTGIADQLVDHIK; encoded by the coding sequence ATGCCTGAAACTGCCGCCACAGCTGAGACCCGTACGCCCTCCGGACGCCTGGCCCTTGCCGCCTCGCCGGACAAGATCGCCCTAGGCCCGCTGGACGGCCGGTACCAGTCCGCGGTCGCACCGTTGGTGGATTACCTGTCCGAGGCGGCCCTCAACCGGGATCGCGTGGCCGTGGAAGTCGAGTGGCTCATCCACCTGACCAGCAACAACGTCCTCCCGGGCGCCGGTCCGCTGACGTCCGAACAGCAGGACCAGCTCCGCGCCATCGTCACGGAATTCGACTCCGCGTCGGTCACCGAGCTGGCCGACATCGAGGCCGTCACGGTTCACGACGTCAAGGCAGTTGAGTACTACATCGGCCGCAGACTGCCGGCCATCGGCATTGAGCGGCTTACCGCCATGGTGCACTTCGGCTGCACCTCGGAAGACATCAACAACCTCTCCTACGCGCTGGGCGTCAAGGGCGCCGTGGAGGACGTGTGGCTGCCCGCCGCCAAGGCGCTGGTGGCCCAGATCAGCAGGATGGCTGATGACAACCGCAGCGTGCCCATGCTTTCCCGCACGCACGGCCAGCCGGCAACGCCCACCACTCTGGGCAAGGAGCTGGCCGTCATCGCGCACCGCCTGACCCGCCAGCTGGACCGGATCGCCAGGACGGAATACCTGGGCAAAATCAACGGCGCCACCGGCACCTACGCCGCCCACGTCGCTTCCGTTCCCGGCGCGGACTGGCAGCACGTGGCGAAGTCCTTCGTTGAGGGCCTGGGCCTGACCTGGAACCCGCTGACCACCCAGATCGAAAGCCACGACTGGCAGGCGGAGCTGTACGCCGACGTCGCGCGGTTCAACCGGATCCTGCACAACGTGTGCACCGACATCTGGAGCTACATCTCCATCGGCTATTTCGCGCAGATCCCGGTGGCGGGCGCCACGGGTTCCTCCACCATGCCGCACAAGGTCAACCCGATCCGCTTTGAGAACGCCGAAGCCAACCTGGAGATCTCCTCCGGCCTGCTGGACGTGCTGGGCTCCACGCTGGTCACCTCGCGCTGGCAGCGCGACCTCACCGACTCCTCCAGCCAGCGCAACATCGGCGTCGCCTTCGGGCACTCCCTGCTGGCCATCTCGAATGTGGTCAAGGGCCTGGAGCGCCTGGACGTGGCCGAGGACGTCCTGGCCGGCGACCTCGACACCAACTGGGAAGTCCTGGGCGAGGCCATCCAGATGGTGATGCGCGCTGAGGCGATTGCCGGCGTCGAGGGGATGGAAAACCCCTACGAGCGGCTCAAGGACCTGACCCGCGGACAGCGCGTGGATGCCGCCCGGATGCAGGAATTCGTCCAGGGCCTGGGCCTCTCCGCGGACGCCGAAGCCCGGCTGCTGGCCCTGACACCGGGCAAGTACACGGGCATCGCGGACCAGCTGGTGGACCACATCAAATGA
- a CDS encoding FAD-dependent monooxygenase produces the protein MRGIIDEPLAGDAGGEYWGRGELFGIAPASRQRTYWYASYRSDLGPGGIDVAAALDVTRRRFTGKAPGIVRVLAAATPERTLAQRIWTVPALRSYARGGAALVGDAAHGMTPNLGRGACEALVDSVALAGLLNSRPLPEALAAYNKRRVLRSQALRVASSAMTRLVLAESAQPFRDRILSVAGRLNRST, from the coding sequence TTGCGCGGGATCATCGATGAACCCCTTGCGGGGGATGCGGGCGGCGAGTACTGGGGCCGTGGCGAATTGTTCGGGATCGCTCCGGCCTCCCGGCAACGGACCTACTGGTATGCCTCCTACCGCTCGGACCTGGGGCCCGGCGGCATCGATGTTGCCGCGGCACTGGATGTCACCCGCCGGCGCTTTACGGGAAAGGCTCCGGGAATCGTCCGCGTTCTCGCCGCGGCCACCCCCGAACGGACGCTCGCCCAGCGGATCTGGACTGTGCCCGCCCTGCGCAGCTACGCGCGCGGGGGCGCCGCGCTGGTGGGAGACGCGGCGCACGGCATGACACCCAACCTTGGGCGCGGGGCCTGCGAGGCCCTGGTTGATTCGGTTGCCCTCGCCGGGCTGCTCAACTCGCGGCCGCTTCCGGAGGCGCTCGCGGCGTACAACAAACGGCGCGTGCTGCGCAGCCAGGCCTTACGGGTGGCGTCCTCCGCCATGACCCGGCTGGTGCTGGCCGAATCGGCCCAGCCGTTCCGGGACAGGATCCTTAGTGTGGCCGGGCGGCTGAACCGCTCCACGTAG
- a CDS encoding iron ABC transporter permease, translating to MSSATPARSMLRSPFIIIVGTVLTWFIAAFLVWPNANVLLETFFPEGNFSGRAAEKLFSSQRAMKSLGNSFLLAVALSITVNVVGIFIVLVTHYFRIRGSRILFLGYATTFIYGGIVLAAGYKFIYGDKGIVTAFLLNIFPGMDSGWFSGFFAVLAVMTFATTTNHMLFVANALKGVDYQTIEAARNLGASTWTILRRIVLPMLKPTLFAVTILSFLTGLGALSAPQVLGGRDFQTITPMILTFTNSPTSRDLAALLAVILGAATILMLAVMSRLEKGGTYFSVSKVSSALQKQKISNPAANIAVHAAAYLLFAVYTLPVVLIVLFSFADGAAIQTGQLSPGSLTFDNYVRVLTQPSGLRPFVISVVYSALAAVIAVGGLLFVARILQKHKNWVTAMFEYLLHIPWILPSALLALGLIISYDHPNPLVGGAVLTGTTVILLIAFVTVKIPFTLRMLKASFASVNSSLEEAATIMGARTLYVFRRILLPLVLPAAAAIAALNFNSMLDDYDTAIFLAHPLVQPLGLVIKANTDGAEGVDGVSNTFVYTVLLMVITGLTMYLVYGRSGGRSGKRRGSKSGKGGGTGAAVGTAAPAASPVVEIADAKASAPSPVP from the coding sequence ATGAGCAGCGCCACACCGGCCAGGAGCATGCTCCGTTCCCCGTTCATCATCATTGTGGGAACGGTCCTGACATGGTTCATCGCGGCGTTCCTCGTCTGGCCCAACGCGAACGTCCTGCTCGAAACCTTCTTCCCCGAAGGAAACTTTTCAGGCCGGGCGGCCGAGAAGCTTTTTTCCTCCCAGCGCGCCATGAAATCCCTGGGCAACAGCTTCCTGCTGGCAGTGGCACTCTCCATCACGGTGAACGTTGTGGGCATCTTCATCGTCCTGGTCACCCATTACTTCAGGATCCGCGGTTCCAGGATCCTCTTCCTGGGCTACGCCACCACGTTCATCTACGGCGGCATCGTACTGGCGGCGGGCTACAAATTCATTTACGGCGACAAGGGAATCGTCACGGCATTCCTGCTGAACATCTTTCCCGGGATGGATTCGGGCTGGTTTTCGGGATTCTTCGCCGTGTTGGCGGTGATGACCTTCGCCACCACCACCAACCACATGCTGTTCGTCGCGAACGCCCTCAAAGGCGTTGACTACCAGACCATCGAAGCGGCCAGAAACCTTGGCGCCTCAACCTGGACCATCCTTCGCCGCATCGTGCTGCCGATGCTGAAGCCCACGCTCTTCGCCGTCACCATCCTGTCCTTCCTGACCGGCCTGGGAGCACTCAGCGCGCCCCAGGTCCTGGGCGGACGCGACTTCCAGACCATCACCCCGATGATCCTCACGTTCACGAACAGCCCCACGTCCCGTGACCTCGCGGCACTACTCGCCGTCATCCTCGGCGCGGCCACCATCCTGATGCTCGCGGTCATGTCGCGCCTGGAAAAGGGCGGCACCTACTTTTCCGTGTCCAAGGTTTCCTCGGCGCTCCAGAAGCAAAAAATCTCCAACCCGGCAGCCAACATTGCCGTCCACGCGGCCGCGTACCTGCTTTTTGCGGTGTACACCCTGCCTGTGGTCCTGATTGTGCTGTTCTCCTTCGCAGACGGCGCCGCCATCCAGACCGGACAGCTCTCACCGGGCAGCCTCACCTTCGACAACTATGTGCGCGTGCTGACCCAGCCCTCCGGCCTGCGGCCATTTGTCATCAGCGTTGTCTACAGCGCGCTTGCTGCGGTCATCGCCGTGGGCGGCCTGCTCTTCGTGGCGCGGATCCTGCAGAAACACAAGAACTGGGTAACGGCCATGTTCGAGTACTTGTTGCACATCCCGTGGATCCTGCCGTCGGCCCTGCTGGCCCTGGGGTTGATCATCAGCTACGACCACCCCAACCCGCTGGTGGGCGGCGCCGTCCTCACCGGGACTACAGTCATCCTCCTGATCGCCTTCGTCACGGTGAAGATCCCCTTCACGCTCAGGATGCTCAAGGCATCGTTTGCGTCGGTGAATTCATCCCTGGAGGAGGCGGCAACCATCATGGGGGCAAGAACGCTTTACGTTTTCCGGCGCATCCTGCTGCCGCTGGTCCTTCCCGCCGCGGCCGCCATCGCCGCCCTCAACTTCAACAGCATGCTGGACGACTACGACACCGCCATCTTCCTGGCCCATCCGCTGGTCCAGCCGCTGGGCCTTGTCATCAAGGCCAACACGGACGGTGCAGAAGGCGTGGACGGTGTTTCCAACACCTTTGTGTACACGGTGCTGCTGATGGTCATCACCGGTCTGACGATGTACCTCGTCTATGGAAGGTCGGGCGGTCGGTCCGGCAAGCGCCGAGGCTCGAAGAGCGGGAAAGGCGGCGGAACCGGCGCTGCTGTCGGCACTGCCGCTCCAGCGGCATCGCCCGTTGTGGAGATAGCGGACGCCAAGGCATCCGCGCCGAGTCCGGTGCCTTAA
- a CDS encoding acyl-CoA thioesterase: MESADITFRTRKWVRPEDLNANGTLFGESLLKWIDEEAAIYAILQLGNGRAVTKYISEINFVSSAVQGDLIEMGLTATRFGRTSLTMRAEVRNMITRQSILTIEEIVFVNLSPHGKPEPHGYTEITYDRDRIPTHHLTETLDQD, translated from the coding sequence ATGGAATCGGCAGACATTACCTTCCGCACGCGCAAATGGGTGCGACCTGAAGACCTCAATGCGAACGGCACGCTGTTCGGCGAGAGCCTGCTGAAATGGATCGACGAGGAAGCGGCCATCTACGCCATCCTGCAGCTCGGCAACGGCCGCGCAGTCACCAAGTACATTTCCGAAATCAACTTCGTCAGCTCCGCGGTACAGGGAGACCTCATCGAGATGGGGCTGACCGCCACGCGCTTCGGCCGGACATCGCTGACCATGCGCGCCGAAGTGCGGAACATGATCACGCGGCAGAGCATCCTCACCATCGAGGAAATCGTGTTCGTGAACCTCAGCCCGCACGGCAAGCCCGAACCCCACGGCTATACCGAGATCACCTACGACCGCGACCGCATCCCCACCCACCACCTGACCGAGACCCTGGATCAGGACTGA
- a CDS encoding extracellular solute-binding protein has translation MVAAAVAVTLLAGCGAGTAAPETSGNSSAAGASGDTLVVYTNSNGEGRGEWLTKKAADAGFKIEIVGAGGADATNKLIAEKNNPIADVAFGLNNMYFAQVKAAGAIEAYEPAWAGEVDSSLADSDDGKAYWPLVKQAILLGYNSDKFTPEQAPKDWTDLWSKDEFKTRYERVTGLGTATAQLVFAGILSRYKDDSGDLGISDEGWKQVEQYFKNGSPAEAKTDLFARIASGDVDMGQMPSSIVAEREKSFKVNVETVVPSVGVPLAVEQVALVKGTDKKEQAQKFIDWFGSADVQGEFAQQFNSMPVNKSAAAKAKPEVVEFFNGLKQQDIDWNFVQENMGSWVEKIELEYMT, from the coding sequence ATGGTTGCCGCCGCTGTCGCCGTCACCCTTCTAGCCGGCTGCGGTGCCGGCACCGCAGCCCCCGAAACCTCCGGAAATTCCTCCGCCGCCGGGGCCTCGGGCGACACACTGGTGGTGTACACCAACTCCAACGGAGAGGGCCGCGGGGAGTGGCTGACGAAAAAGGCAGCGGACGCCGGCTTCAAGATTGAGATTGTGGGCGCCGGCGGCGCAGACGCGACCAACAAACTGATCGCCGAGAAGAACAACCCCATTGCGGACGTTGCCTTCGGCCTCAACAACATGTACTTCGCCCAGGTCAAAGCAGCCGGTGCGATCGAGGCCTATGAGCCTGCCTGGGCGGGCGAAGTGGATTCCTCGCTCGCAGACAGCGACGACGGCAAGGCCTACTGGCCGCTGGTCAAGCAGGCCATCCTGCTCGGCTACAACTCGGACAAGTTCACCCCGGAGCAGGCACCCAAGGATTGGACGGACCTATGGTCCAAAGACGAGTTCAAAACACGCTACGAGCGGGTCACCGGACTGGGAACCGCCACGGCACAGCTGGTATTCGCCGGTATTCTCTCCCGCTACAAGGACGATTCCGGCGACCTGGGCATCTCCGATGAAGGCTGGAAGCAGGTGGAGCAATACTTCAAGAACGGCAGCCCCGCCGAAGCGAAAACCGATCTCTTCGCCCGTATCGCATCAGGCGACGTGGACATGGGGCAGATGCCGTCGTCCATCGTGGCGGAACGCGAGAAGTCCTTCAAGGTGAACGTCGAAACGGTGGTGCCGTCCGTAGGCGTCCCCCTCGCGGTGGAGCAGGTCGCCCTGGTGAAGGGTACCGACAAGAAAGAACAGGCCCAAAAGTTCATCGACTGGTTCGGCAGTGCCGACGTCCAAGGTGAGTTCGCACAGCAGTTCAACTCCATGCCGGTGAACAAGAGCGCCGCCGCCAAGGCCAAGCCGGAGGTGGTGGAGTTCTTCAACGGACTCAAGCAGCAGGACATTGACTGGAACTTCGTCCAGGAAAACATGGGCTCGTGGGTGGAAAAGATCGAGCTCGAGTACATGACGTAA
- a CDS encoding histidine phosphatase family protein gives MRLLLIRHGQTPGNVLGQLDTAHPGPGLTELGERQAEALSRALANERIHALYASTLVRTQITAAPLARLHGLDTEVIEGIHEIEAGALEKLTDHESHKRYLGTIFSWADGDLDRRMPAGPSGRDFFDRYDAAIAAVAERANGIGDSGSVAVVSHGAAIRVWAGLRAGNIEPDFAAKHVLNNTGIVALEGDPNDGWKLIHWDDSPVGGLALADPAAEDPTGRKA, from the coding sequence ATGAGGCTCCTGCTCATTCGCCACGGCCAGACCCCCGGCAACGTCCTGGGGCAGCTGGACACCGCGCACCCGGGACCGGGGCTGACGGAACTCGGCGAACGCCAGGCCGAGGCTCTTTCCCGCGCTCTGGCGAATGAGCGGATCCACGCCCTCTACGCCTCCACCCTGGTCCGGACCCAGATCACGGCAGCGCCGCTGGCGCGGCTCCACGGGCTGGACACTGAGGTGATTGAGGGCATCCACGAGATCGAAGCCGGTGCGCTCGAAAAGCTGACGGACCATGAATCGCACAAGCGGTACCTGGGCACCATATTTTCCTGGGCCGACGGCGACCTGGACCGCCGGATGCCTGCAGGTCCCAGCGGCCGGGACTTCTTCGACCGCTATGACGCCGCGATCGCCGCAGTGGCGGAGCGGGCAAACGGAATCGGGGATTCCGGATCCGTTGCCGTGGTCAGCCACGGGGCGGCCATCCGGGTATGGGCAGGACTGCGGGCAGGCAACATTGAGCCGGACTTTGCCGCGAAGCATGTGCTGAACAACACCGGCATTGTGGCCCTGGAGGGCGATCCCAACGACGGCTGGAAGCTCATCCACTGGGACGACAGCCCCGTGGGCGGCCTGGCTCTGGCCGATCCGGCCGCGGAAGACCCCACCGGCAGAAAGGCCTAG
- a CDS encoding NAD(P)-binding protein, giving the protein MHGITIVGGGIAGLALAATLDPGRFHVTVHEQRNTLPTVETSLAMWPEAQQALETVGILPEIQAAGSPFDAMALRDVSGKVWFRAEVSGVIGVFHVLTCFGSWTLLCRNPSPGCLRL; this is encoded by the coding sequence ATGCACGGCATAACAATCGTGGGCGGGGGCATCGCCGGCCTGGCCCTCGCCGCGACGCTCGACCCGGGTCGCTTCCACGTCACGGTTCACGAGCAGCGGAACACGCTGCCGACAGTGGAAACGTCCCTGGCCATGTGGCCGGAGGCCCAGCAGGCGCTCGAAACCGTGGGGATCCTGCCGGAGATTCAGGCGGCAGGCTCCCCTTTTGACGCCATGGCATTGCGGGACGTGTCCGGGAAGGTGTGGTTCCGGGCCGAGGTTTCAGGCGTGATCGGTGTGTTTCACGTGCTGACCTGCTTCGGCTCCTGGACTCTGCTGTGCCGGAATCCGTCACCCGGGTGTTTACGGCTGTGA
- a CDS encoding ABC transporter ATP-binding protein, translated as MIRLDNIEVAFGDFIAIPHLDLHVRPGEFFTLLGPSGCGKTTALRTLAGFIEPSAGTVHVDGKNVTRLASDKRQVGMVFQNYALFPSMSVWENIAFGLRVRKEKSAESDRLVRDIARRVELSDEQLDKNVAELSGGQQQRVAVARALVLRPKILLLDEPLSNLDAKLRHQLRQQLKDLQSEFGITTVYVTHDQDEALAMSDRVAVFNKGVVEQVGTPQDIYDRSATEFVCNFIGDSSALTAEFIAELNRLSGAGLGTAANSYLRVEKASLTPPAAGGSAAGSTAVGLSGKVVSRTYHGLHSRYVVRSHGADIRLLVKEDGGVHPETGAQTTVYVQPGHVLQYHPDTGAALAGHDQAAQDQAAQDQAASLR; from the coding sequence ATGATCCGCTTGGACAACATCGAAGTTGCCTTCGGCGACTTCATTGCCATCCCGCACCTGGACCTCCACGTCCGGCCCGGTGAATTCTTCACGCTGCTGGGCCCGTCGGGGTGCGGCAAAACGACGGCACTTCGGACGTTGGCAGGCTTCATTGAGCCGTCCGCGGGGACGGTCCATGTGGACGGCAAGAACGTCACGCGCCTGGCGAGCGACAAGCGCCAGGTGGGGATGGTCTTCCAGAATTACGCCCTGTTCCCGAGCATGAGCGTGTGGGAAAACATCGCGTTCGGCCTGCGTGTGCGGAAGGAAAAGTCCGCCGAGAGCGACCGCCTGGTGCGCGACATCGCGCGCCGGGTGGAGCTCAGCGATGAACAGCTGGACAAGAACGTGGCGGAGCTTTCGGGGGGCCAGCAGCAGCGGGTGGCCGTTGCCCGCGCCCTGGTGCTTCGCCCCAAGATCCTGCTCCTCGACGAACCGCTGTCCAATCTCGACGCCAAACTGCGCCACCAGCTACGGCAGCAACTCAAGGACCTGCAGAGCGAATTCGGCATCACCACCGTTTACGTGACCCACGACCAGGACGAAGCCCTTGCCATGAGCGACCGCGTGGCCGTCTTCAACAAGGGGGTGGTGGAGCAGGTGGGCACCCCGCAGGACATCTACGACCGGTCGGCCACCGAATTCGTGTGCAATTTCATCGGCGACAGCTCCGCCCTGACCGCGGAGTTCATCGCTGAACTGAACCGGCTCTCGGGCGCCGGGCTCGGCACGGCAGCGAATTCCTACCTGAGGGTGGAAAAAGCGTCGTTGACGCCGCCCGCAGCCGGAGGTTCAGCAGCCGGCAGCACCGCCGTAGGGCTTTCCGGAAAGGTGGTGTCCCGTACGTATCACGGGCTCCACAGCCGCTACGTGGTGCGGAGCCACGGCGCCGACATCCGGCTGCTGGTCAAGGAGGACGGCGGCGTGCATCCCGAGACGGGGGCGCAAACCACTGTGTATGTTCAACCGGGCCACGTGCTGCAGTACCACCCCGATACCGGCGCCGCGCTGGCCGGTCACGATCAGGCAGCGCAGGATCAGGCAGCACAGGACCAGGCAGCGTCCCTCCGATGA